From Trichocoleus sp. FACHB-46, the proteins below share one genomic window:
- a CDS encoding YidH family protein: MQLFKSTKTEGDAEPPRRLNPNRVRDHLANERTYLAWMRSAIALMGFGVLIVRLRILRPPLAPQPPGNGWKLGLAFSAAGLLMVLLSAQHYFTVRRDIEEDTYAPPDRWVILSTLVIVILGAGVIYYVFTIPLESLGSVIVE, from the coding sequence ATGCAACTATTTAAATCCACTAAAACAGAAGGAGATGCCGAACCACCAAGACGGCTTAATCCTAATCGAGTCCGGGATCACCTAGCCAACGAGCGCACTTACCTAGCTTGGATGCGAAGTGCGATCGCCTTGATGGGTTTCGGTGTGCTAATTGTACGTTTGCGAATTCTGCGTCCACCACTCGCTCCCCAACCGCCTGGTAACGGTTGGAAGCTAGGTTTAGCCTTCTCTGCGGCAGGGCTTTTGATGGTGTTGCTTTCAGCTCAGCATTACTTCACTGTGCGCCGAGATATTGAAGAAGATACTTATGCGCCCCCAGACCGCTGGGTGATTTTGTCTACCCTGGTGATCGTCATCTTGGGGGCTGGAGTCATCTATTATGTGTTTACAATTCCGCTAGAATCATTGGGTAGTGTGATCGTCGAATAA
- a CDS encoding APC family permease, translated as MTSEFQSEQSAHGLKPNCLSFGEVLAQSVAVIAPTTIPASNLGLIVAIAGNGTWLSFLIGMVGLMFVSININQFASRSASPGSLYSYIAKGLGPTAGVICGWSLVLAYLFTGMSVLCGFANFSTMLLGHLGIHPSSLTLLAIGAGVAWYAAYKDIKLSAMAMLWLEGVSIALILLLGILIWAHAGFAIDFSQLTLQGAKPGGIAMGLVLVVFGFSGFESATSLGDEAKRPLKTIPKSVMGSAILAGLFFTLMSYIEILGFSGTSASLATTEEPLGYLSRQLGLGFLGELIAISALFSFFTCVLGSINPAARVFLTMSRHGLFPASLGETHSSNQTPHIAITMSALVMFLVPACLSLFHVKLFDSMGYLGAICTYGFLTVYILISIAAPVYLYKIQKLRPRDVMFSVLGVGFMMIPVLGSVGVPGSQIFPVPEAPYDAFPYLFLLYLTVTCGWFVMQRLRSPQIVRTMKSRIEETHARFAVPSPVIIPSLTDET; from the coding sequence ATGACTAGTGAATTTCAATCTGAGCAGAGTGCCCACGGCTTAAAGCCAAATTGCCTCTCCTTCGGTGAAGTGTTGGCCCAATCAGTTGCGGTCATTGCTCCCACTACCATCCCTGCCTCCAACTTAGGTTTGATTGTCGCGATCGCGGGAAATGGAACTTGGTTGAGTTTTCTGATTGGCATGGTTGGGTTGATGTTTGTCAGCATTAACATCAACCAGTTTGCGAGTCGTTCCGCTTCTCCGGGTTCGCTATATTCTTACATTGCTAAGGGTTTAGGCCCAACGGCGGGTGTAATTTGCGGATGGAGTTTGGTTCTCGCCTATTTGTTTACTGGTATGTCAGTGTTGTGTGGCTTTGCCAACTTCAGCACTATGCTACTGGGTCATTTGGGCATTCATCCTTCCAGCCTGACTTTATTAGCGATCGGCGCTGGTGTGGCCTGGTATGCAGCTTACAAAGATATTAAGCTTTCAGCAATGGCGATGTTGTGGCTAGAAGGAGTTTCCATTGCTCTCATCCTCCTCTTAGGTATTCTAATTTGGGCTCATGCAGGGTTTGCGATCGACTTCTCGCAACTGACGCTGCAAGGAGCGAAGCCAGGTGGAATTGCGATGGGGTTGGTTCTGGTAGTCTTTGGATTTTCTGGATTTGAAAGTGCCACCTCTTTAGGAGACGAAGCTAAGCGACCGCTGAAGACCATCCCTAAGTCTGTGATGGGCAGCGCCATCTTAGCTGGGTTATTCTTCACCCTCATGAGTTACATCGAGATACTAGGCTTCAGTGGTACTTCCGCTTCCCTAGCTACGACTGAAGAACCTTTAGGCTATTTATCTAGACAACTTGGCTTGGGATTTTTGGGAGAACTGATTGCAATTAGCGCCTTGTTTAGTTTCTTTACTTGCGTGCTAGGTAGCATTAACCCAGCCGCGAGAGTGTTCCTGACCATGTCCCGTCATGGCTTGTTCCCTGCTTCCCTAGGTGAGACTCACTCCTCCAACCAGACGCCCCATATTGCCATTACGATGTCGGCGCTTGTCATGTTTTTGGTTCCTGCCTGCCTATCCCTCTTCCATGTCAAATTATTTGACAGCATGGGTTATCTAGGAGCTATTTGTACCTATGGGTTCTTGACGGTATACATTCTCATATCGATCGCTGCTCCCGTATATCTCTATAAAATTCAAAAGCTTCGACCGCGAGATGTGATGTTCTCAGTTCTAGGCGTTGGCTTCATGATGATCCCGGTTCTGGGGAGCGTCGGTGTTCCGGGTAGCCAAATTTTCCCAGTTCCCGAAGCTCCTTACGATGCCTTTCCTTATCTATTCTTGCTCTATCTAACCGTGACTTGCGGCTGGTTTGTCATGCAAAGACTCCGCTCTCCTCAAATTGTGCGAACGATGAAATCGAGAATTGAAGAGACGCATGCCAGGTTTGCTGTCCCTAGCCCTGTAATTATTCCTTCCCTAACGGATGAGACTTAA
- a CDS encoding phosphatase PAP2 family protein, producing the protein MSSQRALSSNFGKLLQTFGRFVQLWLSTHWRSLLLLFLGVFLPLQLAILLAGKIQLQEGGLPWDVSILLAIHSTAQANLDSLALTLTQFGTRWGVFPVSTALVMAMFFLKRWRSLIYLLITLPGAMLINRTAKELLHRVRPHLWDSTFPPEPEFAFPSGHAMASMAFVASLVVLTWGSRWCGWVTTLGSLFVVAIAWTRLYLGVHYPSDIVAGWMVSIAWAIAVSLVVKPHLAKLNPETLSPENNEVSATQE; encoded by the coding sequence ATGTCTTCTCAAAGAGCTTTATCATCTAACTTTGGCAAACTTCTGCAAACTTTTGGTCGTTTTGTTCAACTGTGGTTGAGCACTCATTGGCGATCGCTCCTACTACTTTTTCTAGGAGTCTTTTTGCCATTACAACTTGCTATCCTTTTGGCGGGAAAGATTCAACTGCAAGAAGGTGGCCTACCTTGGGATGTCTCTATTTTGCTGGCGATTCATTCTACAGCACAAGCCAACTTGGACTCGCTGGCTCTGACCTTAACTCAGTTTGGCACGCGCTGGGGAGTGTTTCCCGTCTCTACAGCGCTGGTGATGGCAATGTTTTTCTTGAAGCGCTGGCGATCGCTGATTTATCTCCTGATCACATTACCAGGAGCCATGCTGATTAACCGTACTGCCAAGGAGCTACTGCATCGAGTACGCCCCCACCTATGGGACTCTACTTTTCCCCCAGAACCAGAATTCGCTTTCCCCAGCGGTCATGCGATGGCTAGTATGGCTTTTGTAGCATCCTTAGTTGTTTTAACTTGGGGCAGTCGTTGGTGTGGTTGGGTGACTACCTTGGGCAGTTTATTTGTCGTGGCAATCGCTTGGACACGGTTGTACTTAGGGGTTCACTATCCGAGCGATATTGTGGCGGGGTGGATGGTTTCCATTGCTTGGGCGATCGCCGTCAGTTTAGTCGTCAAGCCTCACTTAGCCAAGTTGAACCCAGAAACTTTAAGTCCTGAAAACAACGAAGTGTCAGCGACACAGGAGTAA
- a CDS encoding sulfite exporter TauE/SafE family protein, giving the protein MGIVVGLTGIGGASLITPMLIFVFQVPASIAVSSDVVAATLMKVTGGVRHWQQQTLDATVVKWLAIGSVPGALTGVGILHWLRHIGEFNLDAILLRLIGVAILMVTVAALVQLLLLTFVPSLKYPSLPKIDLETTLGRAAAIAIGAILGCVVGLTSVSSGSMFALALIAFFRLDARKLVGTDLAQAAILLSFTALGHLTLGTVDWSLVIPIWIGSLPGVLVGTKLCQLAPQRALRFVVYMVLVMVSWKLAHQV; this is encoded by the coding sequence CTGGAATTGGAGGAGCTTCTCTGATTACCCCCATGCTGATCTTTGTCTTTCAGGTTCCAGCCTCTATTGCAGTCAGTTCTGATGTGGTTGCTGCAACTTTAATGAAAGTTACCGGAGGCGTTCGGCACTGGCAGCAACAAACCCTGGATGCAACAGTTGTAAAATGGTTGGCGATCGGAAGTGTGCCTGGTGCCTTAACAGGGGTTGGTATCCTGCACTGGCTGAGGCATATCGGGGAATTCAATTTAGACGCTATTTTGCTGCGGTTGATTGGGGTAGCCATTCTGATGGTTACTGTAGCGGCACTCGTGCAACTGTTACTGTTGACCTTTGTACCTAGCTTAAAGTACCCTTCTTTACCCAAGATCGATTTAGAAACAACCTTAGGACGAGCCGCGGCGATCGCGATCGGAGCCATCTTGGGTTGTGTGGTGGGTCTAACCAGTGTCTCCTCCGGCTCCATGTTTGCCCTAGCACTGATTGCCTTCTTCCGCTTAGATGCTCGCAAGCTGGTTGGCACTGATTTAGCTCAAGCAGCCATTCTCTTAAGCTTTACTGCTTTAGGACACCTCACCCTAGGGACAGTTGACTGGAGCTTGGTAATCCCGATATGGATAGGATCATTACCAGGCGTTTTAGTAGGGACTAAACTTTGCCAACTCGCGCCACAACGAGCCCTGCGGTTTGTTGTGTACATGGTTTTAGTCATGGTGAGTTGGAAGCTAGCCCATCAGGTCTAA
- a CDS encoding prohibitin family protein: MTLESAPPLQNAKPATKKNKDAYVASRVLIAVLLAALLSTFFVIVNAGERGVLMQFGRVQEPVLGEGIHLIVPGVNTVKKLSVRVQNQEISAEASSKDLQDVYTDVALNWHIIPDEVDKIFQQIGDEATVVTTIINPAVEEVLKAVVAMYTAEEVITKRGEVKAAVDQALTTRLGTYHIAVDDISLVHVHFSKRFSNAVEAKQVAEQEAKRAEFVALKAAREAKAKVNLAKGEAEAQNLLREGLTPELLQKQAIEKWNGNLPLIMGDDGSSKLLDLKQLVKLGKQRLNPD, from the coding sequence ATGACCTTGGAATCTGCCCCCCCTCTTCAAAATGCTAAGCCAGCTACCAAGAAAAATAAAGATGCTTATGTTGCTAGTAGAGTTCTGATCGCTGTTCTATTAGCAGCTTTGCTTTCTACTTTCTTTGTCATTGTCAATGCAGGAGAGCGGGGGGTGTTGATGCAGTTTGGCAGGGTGCAAGAACCAGTCTTGGGAGAAGGAATTCATCTGATTGTCCCTGGCGTTAATACCGTCAAGAAGCTGAGTGTGAGGGTGCAAAATCAGGAAATCTCTGCTGAAGCTTCTTCCAAGGATCTGCAAGATGTTTATACTGATGTCGCCCTCAACTGGCATATTATTCCTGACGAGGTGGACAAAATTTTTCAACAAATCGGGGATGAAGCGACAGTTGTTACGACGATCATTAACCCTGCCGTCGAAGAGGTGCTGAAAGCAGTAGTGGCAATGTACACAGCCGAGGAAGTAATTACGAAACGGGGAGAGGTCAAAGCGGCAGTGGACCAGGCTCTGACAACGCGATTAGGCACTTATCACATTGCAGTTGATGACATCTCTCTGGTGCATGTACATTTCTCTAAACGGTTTAGCAATGCGGTGGAGGCTAAACAAGTGGCAGAGCAAGAAGCCAAACGAGCAGAATTTGTGGCTCTGAAGGCAGCCAGAGAAGCAAAAGCTAAGGTGAATTTAGCCAAGGGAGAAGCAGAAGCCCAGAACTTGCTGCGAGAGGGTTTAACCCCGGAGTTATTACAAAAGCAGGCGATCGAGAAATGGAATGGCAATCTCCCTCTGATTATGGGAGATGATGGTTCCTCCAAACTCCTCGATTTGAAGCAACTGGTTAAACTGGGTAAGCAACGCTTAAATCCTGATTAA
- a CDS encoding sulfate/molybdate ABC transporter ATP-binding protein: protein MGISVQNVDKHFGSFHAIDNVSLNIETGSLVALLGPSGSGKSTLLRMIAGLEQPDSGEIFLTGENATYRSVQDRGIGFVFQHYALFKHLTIRQNIAFPLEIRKAKPSQIRHRVEELLNLVQLRGLGDRYPSQLSGGQRQRVALARALAVQPKVLLLDEPFGALDAKVRKELRTWLRKLHNEVHVTTVFVTHDQEEAMEVADQIVVMNEGRIEQVGSAAELYDSPASPFVMSFIGPVNVLPANAGILPRNQGIQGDRVFLRPHDLVIRSYATEDTVPAKIERIVHLGWEVQVELMLPSGRGVTAYLARQDFDKLNLERHQDVHIIPKQVKTFPEYSLN, encoded by the coding sequence GTGGGTATTTCTGTTCAAAACGTTGACAAGCATTTTGGCTCCTTTCACGCGATCGATAATGTGAGCTTGAATATTGAGACAGGGTCCTTAGTTGCTCTTCTAGGTCCTTCAGGGTCTGGTAAATCAACTTTGCTACGGATGATTGCTGGATTGGAGCAACCTGACTCTGGAGAAATCTTTTTGACTGGCGAAAATGCCACCTACCGCTCAGTCCAGGACCGGGGAATTGGTTTTGTATTTCAGCATTACGCGCTGTTTAAGCACCTAACCATTCGGCAGAACATTGCTTTCCCGTTAGAAATTCGTAAAGCTAAGCCTAGCCAAATTCGTCATCGGGTTGAGGAACTACTGAACTTGGTGCAATTACGAGGGTTGGGCGATCGCTATCCCTCACAGCTGTCTGGTGGTCAACGGCAGCGGGTGGCACTAGCACGGGCATTGGCAGTTCAACCCAAAGTTTTGCTTTTAGATGAACCTTTTGGGGCTCTTGATGCAAAAGTTCGTAAGGAACTGCGGACTTGGCTACGGAAACTGCATAACGAGGTCCATGTAACAACGGTATTTGTCACCCATGACCAAGAAGAAGCGATGGAAGTGGCTGATCAGATTGTGGTCATGAACGAAGGTCGGATTGAACAAGTTGGCAGCGCGGCGGAGCTTTATGATTCGCCAGCGTCTCCTTTTGTGATGAGTTTCATTGGTCCGGTGAATGTGCTCCCCGCAAATGCTGGCATCTTACCGAGAAACCAAGGGATACAAGGCGATCGCGTCTTTTTACGGCCTCATGATTTGGTGATTCGCTCCTATGCCACCGAGGATACAGTGCCTGCCAAGATTGAGCGGATTGTTCACCTAGGTTGGGAAGTTCAGGTGGAGTTAATGTTGCCTTCAGGTCGGGGAGTAACGGCTTACTTGGCGCGGCAAGACTTTGACAAACTCAACCTAGAACGACACCAAGATGTCCATATCATCCCTAAGCAAGTGAAAACTTTTCCAGAGTATTCGTTGAATTAA
- a CDS encoding LysR substrate-binding domain-containing protein, which translates to MTLEQLRIFLAVAEQLHFTRAAEALFITQPAVSAAVQSLETEYSVKLFHRIGRRVEITEAGKLLQEEAQKILEQVALTERGLRELNNLQRGELKLGSSLTIGNYWLPGKISQFKRQYPGINVICTLANAEEICEGTATGLFDLGIVSGEVKPALKSYLAEEAIGSDRLQVVVGKSHPWFERTRISVRELNETTWVMREPGSGAQQMFEQALQSWGIEISELDVVLVLSSSEMVKAVVESGVGAAAIPELMVRKEIELSTLQAVQITNSRKGAGSILEIIQPVLKLKHQQRFQTQIAIAFEQMLKG; encoded by the coding sequence ATGACATTGGAGCAATTACGGATATTTTTGGCTGTGGCTGAGCAATTACACTTTACTCGCGCTGCTGAAGCACTTTTCATTACTCAACCAGCAGTCAGTGCCGCCGTCCAAAGCTTAGAAACAGAGTACAGTGTCAAACTCTTCCATCGCATTGGTCGGCGAGTGGAAATTACGGAAGCGGGCAAGCTGCTCCAGGAAGAAGCGCAAAAGATTCTGGAGCAAGTCGCTTTGACTGAGCGCGGTTTACGGGAATTGAATAACCTCCAACGGGGTGAGTTGAAACTAGGCTCAAGCTTGACGATTGGTAATTACTGGTTGCCAGGAAAAATTAGTCAATTTAAGCGTCAGTACCCAGGAATTAACGTCATTTGCACCCTTGCTAATGCAGAAGAGATCTGCGAAGGCACAGCCACCGGATTATTTGATTTAGGCATTGTCAGCGGTGAGGTGAAACCTGCGCTCAAAAGCTATTTAGCTGAGGAGGCTATTGGCAGCGATCGCCTGCAAGTAGTGGTAGGCAAATCCCACCCTTGGTTTGAGCGCACCAGAATCTCAGTTCGTGAACTCAACGAAACCACTTGGGTCATGCGAGAGCCTGGTTCGGGGGCTCAACAGATGTTTGAGCAAGCTCTACAGAGTTGGGGGATTGAGATCAGTGAACTAGATGTAGTTTTAGTTCTAAGCAGTAGCGAGATGGTCAAAGCGGTGGTGGAGAGCGGAGTAGGGGCCGCTGCGATCCCAGAACTCATGGTGAGAAAAGAGATCGAACTCTCTACCCTCCAAGCAGTACAGATCACCAATAGTCGCAAAGGTGCAGGCTCCATTCTGGAAATTATTCAACCCGTGCTGAAACTGAAACACCAACAGCGGTTTCAAACCCAAATTGCGATCGCTTTTGAGCAAATGTTAAAGGGTTAA
- a CDS encoding cadmium resistance transporter yields MNWFGRAVITGVTAFAATNIDDIVILMLFFSQVNANFRPKHIIWGQYLGFTTLMIACLPGFLGGLVIPKAWIGCLGFVPIVIGISHWLNRKQNGTQVQTVTDELSLEKAVASGVPSYLGLLVPQVYHVAAVTLANGGDNIGIYVPLLASSDPASLAVILSVFFVLVGVWCYIAERLTRQPAVARLLTAYGQAIVPFILIGLGLYILVDSGTYRLLPAFSSP; encoded by the coding sequence ATGAACTGGTTTGGACGAGCCGTGATTACCGGGGTTACTGCCTTTGCCGCTACCAATATTGATGACATTGTGATCCTGATGCTCTTCTTTTCTCAGGTGAACGCTAATTTCCGCCCCAAACATATCATATGGGGTCAATATTTAGGATTCACGACGTTGATGATTGCCTGTCTTCCCGGTTTTCTAGGCGGTCTCGTCATCCCTAAAGCTTGGATTGGTTGCCTGGGTTTCGTACCTATTGTGATTGGCATCAGTCATTGGCTGAACCGAAAACAAAATGGAACTCAAGTCCAGACGGTCACAGATGAGTTGAGTTTAGAGAAAGCAGTTGCCTCAGGAGTGCCTAGTTACTTAGGTTTGCTTGTGCCTCAGGTCTACCATGTCGCTGCTGTGACATTGGCAAATGGGGGAGACAATATCGGGATTTATGTACCGTTGTTGGCGAGTAGCGATCCAGCCAGTTTAGCGGTTATCCTGAGCGTCTTTTTTGTCTTGGTTGGTGTTTGGTGTTACATCGCTGAGCGCTTAACTCGACAGCCAGCCGTAGCCCGCCTGCTCACGGCCTATGGTCAGGCAATCGTACCCTTTATTTTGATTGGATTAGGGCTTTACATCTTGGTTGATAGTGGGACTTACCGTCTATTGCCAGCGTTTTCCTCCCCGTAG
- a CDS encoding four-helix bundle copper-binding protein, with amino-acid sequence MMTDSMNTELTELKVCIEVCTDCHNMCLEVMTYCSDRSCKYIDVSMMSMLRDCAEMTMMCINMIADGSEFAGRTCQLCAEMCFKCAIACDEMHDDKMTEYAAIFRKCAEHCKAIGLMSAAYFRRANLEVEAVS; translated from the coding sequence ATGATGACTGATTCTATGAATACTGAATTAACTGAGCTAAAAGTCTGTATCGAAGTTTGCACCGATTGCCACAACATGTGCCTAGAAGTCATGACTTACTGCTCAGATAGAAGCTGTAAGTACATTGATGTTTCGATGATGTCTATGCTTCGCGACTGTGCTGAGATGACAATGATGTGCATCAACATGATTGCCGATGGTTCTGAGTTTGCAGGTAGAACCTGCCAGCTTTGCGCCGAGATGTGCTTCAAGTGCGCGATCGCTTGTGACGAAATGCATGATGACAAAATGACAGAGTACGCTGCCATTTTCCGCAAGTGCGCTGAGCATTGCAAAGCGATCGGTCTGATGTCTGCTGCATACTTCCGCAGAGCTAATCTGGAAGTTGAAGCAGTATCCTAA
- a CDS encoding cadmium resistance transporter: MNELLTALPTGFTAFTATNLDDILILLLFFSQVDSVLRRRHIVAGQYLGFGVLVLASLPGFFGSFLFPRDWVGLLGLVPIAIGLSRWFSQDEADEADEEITQPTEKSWLTSFLSPQTYSVAAVTFANGGDNVGIYMPLFASSSWESLLAILGVFFTLVGAWCYLAYRLTQVPAIADALTRYGNQLVPFVLVGLGALILVDSRTLENRGLAVLALVMGVLFVTTLSRNAMQYSSSIAECTAQAVPMPQAHSPIEHK, from the coding sequence ATGAATGAATTACTGACCGCATTGCCGACTGGGTTCACTGCCTTCACTGCTACGAATCTTGATGATATTTTGATCTTGCTCCTGTTCTTCTCCCAAGTAGATAGTGTGTTGCGACGACGGCACATCGTAGCAGGGCAATACCTAGGGTTTGGAGTTTTAGTTTTAGCCAGCTTACCGGGTTTCTTTGGTAGCTTCTTATTCCCTCGTGATTGGGTGGGTCTGCTGGGTCTCGTGCCGATCGCGATCGGTCTTAGCCGCTGGTTCAGTCAAGATGAGGCAGATGAAGCGGATGAGGAAATCACCCAGCCCACCGAGAAGTCTTGGCTAACTAGTTTTCTCTCTCCCCAGACCTATAGTGTGGCGGCAGTCACCTTTGCGAATGGCGGCGACAATGTGGGCATCTATATGCCTCTGTTTGCTAGTAGTAGTTGGGAAAGCTTGTTAGCTATTTTAGGTGTATTCTTCACCTTGGTAGGGGCATGGTGCTACCTGGCTTACCGTCTAACTCAGGTGCCTGCGATCGCAGATGCCCTGACTCGATATGGAAACCAACTAGTTCCTTTTGTTTTAGTTGGGTTGGGAGCATTGATTCTAGTAGACAGTCGCACCTTAGAAAACCGAGGCTTGGCGGTGCTGGCTTTAGTAATGGGTGTTCTCTTCGTCACAACACTGAGTCGGAATGCCATGCAATACTCGTCTAGTATTGCTGAATGCACAGCTCAGGCTGTCCCGATGCCGCAGGCGCACTCCCCAATTGAGCACAAGTAG